Below is a genomic region from Fusobacterium canifelinum.
CAGCATTTTTAGTGAAAAATGGAGGAATAAATGATGGATTTATGATACCTCAATATGTTGCAGCTGCCTTAGTTTCAGAAAATAAAGTTTTAGCTCACCCAGCTTCTGTTGACTCTATTCCTACATCAGCTAACCAAGAAGACCATGTTAGTATGGGAACAATAGGAGCTAGAAAAGCAAGAACAATAGTTGATCATGCTCAACATGTATTAAGTATTGAACTTTTATGTGCAGCACAAGCTGCTGATTTTTGGGATGCTAAAAATTTAGGAATTGGTACTAAAGAAGCATATAGAACTCTTAGAGAAAAAGTTAATTTTATGGAAAATGATGTTATTTTCTATCCGCTTATGGATAAATCATTTGAAATAGTGAAAAATGCTATACTATTGGCTAATGTTGAAAAAATAATAGGTTTATTGAAATAGAAAGGTAAGGTAGAAAAATGAATAAAGTCTTAATGGCAGAAGTAAATATTAGTGAAGGAACAAATAATGAATTAATTGAAAAAGTAAAAAAATCATTTATAGATGAAAAAAATATAGAGATAGTTGATATAGATTCTAATGTTGATCACAATAGAACAGTTTTTACTTACAAAGGAGAACCTAGTGCTGTTTTAAATGCTACTAAAAAGTTAGCTAAATGTGCCGTAGAATTGATAGATATGAGAAATCATAAAGGTTCTCACCCTAGAATGGGAGCTGTGGATGTAGTTCCTTTTATTCCAGTTAAAAATGTAACAACAGAAGAAGCAGTTGAAATTGCAAAAGAATTTGGAAAATTTTTAGGAGAACAAGGTGTTCCCGTATATTTTTATGAAGATGCTCAAGAAAAAGAATATAGAAAAACTTTACCTAGTATAAGAAAAGGTCAATATGAAGCTTTAGAAGAAAAAATGAAAGATCCTAAATGGGCTCCAGATGAAGGTCCAAAAGAATTTAATCCAAAATCTGGTGGAACAGTTACTGGAGCAAGATTCCCATTAGTAGCTTTTAATATTAACCTAGATACATATAATCTTGAAATTGGTAAAAAAATTGTAAAAGCAGTTAGATCTGCTACTGGTGGATATTCTTGTATTAGAGCAATAGCTTTAGAACTTGAAGAAAAGAAACAAATTCAAGTATCAATGAATATGATAAATTATGAAAAAACTCCTATACATAGAGTTTTTGAAACTATAAAATCTGAAGCTAATAGATACAATGTAAATATTGTTGATACTGAATTAGTAGGACCAGTTCCTATATATGCTTTAAGAGATGTTTTAGATTTCTATTTAAGAATTGCAGATAGCTTCTCAGTTGATCAAATCTATTTTTAGTAAATAGTAAAAAAATTAACAATTAAAAATATTTTGTTGCTAGCAAAAGGTTTAAAATATTTTCTAATTATATAAACAGAGTTAATGGAAGGAGAAATCATGAGAAAATTGGAAAATTTAAAACCAGAAAGAGTTTTTTACTATTTTGAAGAACTTTCTAAAATTCCAAGGGAATCAGGAAATGAAAAAGCTGTTAGTGACTATCTTACTGAAACTGCTAAAAAACTTGGTTTAAAAACTTATCAAGATGAAAATTTAAATGTTATTGTCCAAAAGCCTGCAACAAAAGGTTATGAAAACTCAAATGGAATAATTTTACAGGGTCATATTGATATGGTTTGTGAAAAAGAATTAGAAAGTAAACATAACTTTAAAGTAGATGCTTTAAAGTTAATTGTTGAAGATGGTTATTTAAGAGCAGATGCTACAACTCTTGGAGCTGATAATGGTATAGCCGTTGCTATGTCTCTTGCTATTTTAGAAGACAATAATTTAGAACATCCACAAATAGAATTTTTAGGAACTGTTGAAGAAGAAACCACTATGAAAGGAGCATTAGGACTAAAACCTAATCTGTTATCAGGAAAATATTTTATTAATATTGATTCTGAAGAAGAAGGACTTCTAACTGCTGGTTCAGCTGGGGGTAGAACAGTAGTTATTGATTTTGAAGAAGAAAAAGCAATCTTTTCAAAAGATACATATACTTTTTTTATGCTAGGAGTTAAAAATCTAATTGGTGGTCACTCTGGAATGGAAATAGACAAAGGAAGAATGAATGCCAATAAGATATTGACAG
It encodes:
- the ftcD gene encoding glutamate formimidoyltransferase, coding for MNKVLMAEVNISEGTNNELIEKVKKSFIDEKNIEIVDIDSNVDHNRTVFTYKGEPSAVLNATKKLAKCAVELIDMRNHKGSHPRMGAVDVVPFIPVKNVTTEEAVEIAKEFGKFLGEQGVPVYFYEDAQEKEYRKTLPSIRKGQYEALEEKMKDPKWAPDEGPKEFNPKSGGTVTGARFPLVAFNINLDTYNLEIGKKIVKAVRSATGGYSCIRAIALELEEKKQIQVSMNMINYEKTPIHRVFETIKSEANRYNVNIVDTELVGPVPIYALRDVLDFYLRIADSFSVDQIYF